In one Juglans regia cultivar Chandler chromosome 11, Walnut 2.0, whole genome shotgun sequence genomic region, the following are encoded:
- the LOC108980391 gene encoding uncharacterized protein LOC108980391 isoform X2, with protein MLLTGLNTQHTSLAIYILLRAAVLASRCGIKSKRFGQICKPLTWPHGDIFLMCLSSSQILSAYILKQESLPPSYKSFLNKHGGKDSIILEGVKQIASGMPLTNLEEIEKYFKAMGTDIKLDPKMKVPCSIIHANQSCSSHVLSFFLQAYKRALPVYLPVYLIPALIVHRQGLLKRPYTILGKGLLGTARSSLFLSAYCSSAWMWTCLLFRIFKRCNIPMVAMGTFPTGLALAIEKKSRRMEISLYCLARAIESFFTCMAEAGYLRQSKNLKRADVVIFSLSTAIIMHCYSQEREVFRSKYLNVLDWVFGVPPPPCETPRCKNS; from the exons ATGCTGCTGACAGGGTTAAACACACAGCATACGAGCTTGGCGATATACATACTTCTGCGCGCTGCCGTCTTGGCCTCACGATGCGGGATAAAAAGCAAGCGGTTCGGGCAAATTTGTAAACCTCTGACGTGGCCGCATGGTGACATATTCCTCATGTGTCTCTCCTCTTCACAAATTTT GTCTGCTTACATATTGAAGCAAGAGAGTCTGCCTCCATCATACAAGTCCTTTCTCAACAAACATGGTGGAAAGGATTCCATTATCCTCGAAGGTGTGAAACAGATTGCAAGTGGCATGCCTTTGACGAATTTGGAggaaattgagaaatatttcAAGGCCATGGGCACAGATATCAAACTAGATCCAAAAATGAAGGTTCCCTGCTCG ATTATACATGCAAATCAGTCATGCAGTTCacatgttctttcttttttccttcaagCCTATAAAAGAGCATTACCGGTGTATCTTCCAGTATATTTGATTCCTGCACTGATAGTTCATCGTCAGGGACTCTTGAAAAG GCCTTACACGATATTAGGAAAAGGTCTTCTTGGCACTGCAAGATCAAGCTTGTTTCTATCTGCATATTGCTCATCTGCATG GATGTGGACTTGCTTGCTCTTCAGGATTTTCAAGAGATGTAACATTCCAATGGTGGCAATGGGAACA tTCCCAACTGGCCTGGCATTGGCCATTGAGAAGAAAAGCAGGCGAATGGAGATATCACTCTACTGCCTAGCACGGGCTATTGAGAGCTTCTTCACATGCATGGCTGAAGCTGGATATCTGCGGCAGTCGAAGAACTTGAAGAGAGCTGATGTGGTGATATTCAGCTTATCAACTGCCATCATAATGCACTGCTATTCTCAGGAAAGGGAAGTATTTCGATCAAAATACTTGAATGTTCTTGATTGGGTGTTTGGCGTACCTCCTCCCCCTTGTGAAACCCCGCGCTGCAAAAATAGTTAG
- the LOC108980391 gene encoding uncharacterized protein LOC108980391 isoform X1, with translation MQAPGEETSRRCACFDGENCCFHGDHDRSSDPNCQHCGKSDRSSSYSYSSPALDSILLTDSEKLRRIFIASVKGFAIGAGLKGGLALFSILARLRRRKVLTSLRKESVITNSEATIMAVKETLRYGLFLGTFSGTFVSVDEIIGSFGGHRRTARWRALVAGAVAGPSMLLTGLNTQHTSLAIYILLRAAVLASRCGIKSKRFGQICKPLTWPHGDIFLMCLSSSQILSAYILKQESLPPSYKSFLNKHGGKDSIILEGVKQIASGMPLTNLEEIEKYFKAMGTDIKLDPKMKVPCSIIHANQSCSSHVLSFFLQAYKRALPVYLPVYLIPALIVHRQGLLKRPYTILGKGLLGTARSSLFLSAYCSSAWMWTCLLFRIFKRCNIPMVAMGTFPTGLALAIEKKSRRMEISLYCLARAIESFFTCMAEAGYLRQSKNLKRADVVIFSLSTAIIMHCYSQEREVFRSKYLNVLDWVFGVPPPPCETPRCKNS, from the exons ATGCAGGCGCCTGGTGAAGAAACCTCCCGCCGCTGCGCGTGCTTTGACGGAGAGAATTGTTGTTTTCACGGCGATCACGACCGATCCAGTGATCCGAACTGCCAGCATTGCGGAAAATCTGATAGGTCGTCTTCATATTCATATTCTTCGCCCGCATTGGATTCGATTCTGTTGACGGACTCGGAGAAGCTACGGAGGATTTTCATTGCTTCCGTTAAGGGCTTCGCAATCGGAGCTGGTCTCAAAGGTGGCCTTGCTCTCTTCTCGATCCTTGCTCGATTGAGGCGACGAAAGGTTCTAACCTCTCTCAG GAAAGAGAGTGTGATTACGAATAGTGAAGCAACTATAATGGCTGTGAAGGAGACCTTGAGATACGGTCTCTTTCTTGGCACTTTTTCGGGTACATTCGTCTCTGTGGATGAAATTATTGGTTCTTTTGGTGGTCATCGTAG GACTGCGCGATGGAGGGCTCTGGTAGCGGGGGCAGTGGCAGGGCCTTCAATGCTGCTGACAGGGTTAAACACACAGCATACGAGCTTGGCGATATACATACTTCTGCGCGCTGCCGTCTTGGCCTCACGATGCGGGATAAAAAGCAAGCGGTTCGGGCAAATTTGTAAACCTCTGACGTGGCCGCATGGTGACATATTCCTCATGTGTCTCTCCTCTTCACAAATTTT GTCTGCTTACATATTGAAGCAAGAGAGTCTGCCTCCATCATACAAGTCCTTTCTCAACAAACATGGTGGAAAGGATTCCATTATCCTCGAAGGTGTGAAACAGATTGCAAGTGGCATGCCTTTGACGAATTTGGAggaaattgagaaatatttcAAGGCCATGGGCACAGATATCAAACTAGATCCAAAAATGAAGGTTCCCTGCTCG ATTATACATGCAAATCAGTCATGCAGTTCacatgttctttcttttttccttcaagCCTATAAAAGAGCATTACCGGTGTATCTTCCAGTATATTTGATTCCTGCACTGATAGTTCATCGTCAGGGACTCTTGAAAAG GCCTTACACGATATTAGGAAAAGGTCTTCTTGGCACTGCAAGATCAAGCTTGTTTCTATCTGCATATTGCTCATCTGCATG GATGTGGACTTGCTTGCTCTTCAGGATTTTCAAGAGATGTAACATTCCAATGGTGGCAATGGGAACA tTCCCAACTGGCCTGGCATTGGCCATTGAGAAGAAAAGCAGGCGAATGGAGATATCACTCTACTGCCTAGCACGGGCTATTGAGAGCTTCTTCACATGCATGGCTGAAGCTGGATATCTGCGGCAGTCGAAGAACTTGAAGAGAGCTGATGTGGTGATATTCAGCTTATCAACTGCCATCATAATGCACTGCTATTCTCAGGAAAGGGAAGTATTTCGATCAAAATACTTGAATGTTCTTGATTGGGTGTTTGGCGTACCTCCTCCCCCTTGTGAAACCCCGCGCTGCAAAAATAGTTAG
- the LOC108980386 gene encoding transcription factor MYB93-like isoform X2 — protein MGRSPCCDENGLKKGPWTPEEDEQLVQYIHQHGHGSWRALPKLAGLNRCGKSCRLRWTNYLRPDIKRGKFSQDEEQTILHLHSILGNKWSAIATHLPGRTDNEIKNFWNTHLKKKLIQMGFDPMTHQPRTDLFSSLPHLLALANLRDLMEHHSLDEHALRIQAEAVQLVKIQCLQHLLQSATSMTTNLYGQNGITDMEAVNLFYSVPTIKENPLLNSSQNENPASFSLGNYVTPQPLHHPSLLAHLSDPQAPFSFQTSFNSNEMGQGSDFAMISQGDNPPDDHSSLVFQFPSSVLSTMTDETSISNPGDASSSTSSYGGGVSSYWSELYFEDPTMHEIA, from the exons ATGGGGAGGTCTCCTTGTTGTGATGAGAATGGCCTCAAGAAAGGACCCTGGACTCCTGAAGAAGATGAACAGCTTGTCCAGTACATCCACCAACATGGCCATGGAAGTTGGAGGGCGCTTCCCAAGCTCGCag GTCTAAACAGATGCGGCAAGAGCTGTAGGTTAAGATGGACGAATTACTTGAGGCCGGATATCAAGAGAGGGAAATTTTCTCAAGATGAGGAGCAGACTATTCTACATCTCCATTCCATCCTTGGGAACAA ATGGTCGGCTATTGCGACGCACCTACCTGGCCGGACTGACAATGAAATCAAGAATTTCTGGAACACTCatttgaagaagaagctgaTTCAGATGGGTTTTGATCCAATGACCCACCAACCAAGAACTGACCTGTTTTCTAGCCTCCCCCATCTTTTAGCTCTTGCTAACCTCAGAGACCTGATGGAGCATCACTCCTTGGATGAACATGCTCTGAGAATACAAGCAGAAGCTGTCCAGTTGGTGAAGATCCAATGCTTACAGCATCTTCTCCAATCGGCCACTTCGATGACCACCAACTTGTATGGCCAAAATGGCATCACAGATATGGAGGCTGTCAATTTGTTTTATTCAGTTCCCACTATCAAAGAAAATCCACTTCTCAATTCATCACAAAATGAGAACCCAGCCTCATTTTCACTTGGAAATTATGTTACCCCTCAACCACTCCACCACCCAAGCTTATTAGCTCACCTGTCAGACCCACAAGCCCCTTTCAGTTTTCAAACATCTTTCAATAGTAATGAGATGGGCCAAGGTTCTGACTTTGCAATGATCAGCCAAGGAGATAACCCACCTGATGATCACTCTTCATTGGTTTTCCAATTTCCCTCTTCTGTTCTTTCAACTATGACAGATGAGACGTCAATAAGCAATCCTGGAGATGCCAGTAGTAGTACCTCTAGCTATGGAGGAGGAGTTTCTTCATATTGGTCTGAACTATATTTTGAAGATCCTACTATGCATGAGATTGCTTAG
- the LOC108980386 gene encoding transcription factor MYB93-like isoform X1, with translation MGRSPCCDENGLKKGPWTPEEDEQLVQYIHQHGHGSWRALPKLAAFFLFAGLNRCGKSCRLRWTNYLRPDIKRGKFSQDEEQTILHLHSILGNKWSAIATHLPGRTDNEIKNFWNTHLKKKLIQMGFDPMTHQPRTDLFSSLPHLLALANLRDLMEHHSLDEHALRIQAEAVQLVKIQCLQHLLQSATSMTTNLYGQNGITDMEAVNLFYSVPTIKENPLLNSSQNENPASFSLGNYVTPQPLHHPSLLAHLSDPQAPFSFQTSFNSNEMGQGSDFAMISQGDNPPDDHSSLVFQFPSSVLSTMTDETSISNPGDASSSTSSYGGGVSSYWSELYFEDPTMHEIA, from the exons ATGGGGAGGTCTCCTTGTTGTGATGAGAATGGCCTCAAGAAAGGACCCTGGACTCCTGAAGAAGATGAACAGCTTGTCCAGTACATCCACCAACATGGCCATGGAAGTTGGAGGGCGCTTCCCAAGCTCGCag CTTTTTTTCTCTTCGCAGGTCTAAACAGATGCGGCAAGAGCTGTAGGTTAAGATGGACGAATTACTTGAGGCCGGATATCAAGAGAGGGAAATTTTCTCAAGATGAGGAGCAGACTATTCTACATCTCCATTCCATCCTTGGGAACAA ATGGTCGGCTATTGCGACGCACCTACCTGGCCGGACTGACAATGAAATCAAGAATTTCTGGAACACTCatttgaagaagaagctgaTTCAGATGGGTTTTGATCCAATGACCCACCAACCAAGAACTGACCTGTTTTCTAGCCTCCCCCATCTTTTAGCTCTTGCTAACCTCAGAGACCTGATGGAGCATCACTCCTTGGATGAACATGCTCTGAGAATACAAGCAGAAGCTGTCCAGTTGGTGAAGATCCAATGCTTACAGCATCTTCTCCAATCGGCCACTTCGATGACCACCAACTTGTATGGCCAAAATGGCATCACAGATATGGAGGCTGTCAATTTGTTTTATTCAGTTCCCACTATCAAAGAAAATCCACTTCTCAATTCATCACAAAATGAGAACCCAGCCTCATTTTCACTTGGAAATTATGTTACCCCTCAACCACTCCACCACCCAAGCTTATTAGCTCACCTGTCAGACCCACAAGCCCCTTTCAGTTTTCAAACATCTTTCAATAGTAATGAGATGGGCCAAGGTTCTGACTTTGCAATGATCAGCCAAGGAGATAACCCACCTGATGATCACTCTTCATTGGTTTTCCAATTTCCCTCTTCTGTTCTTTCAACTATGACAGATGAGACGTCAATAAGCAATCCTGGAGATGCCAGTAGTAGTACCTCTAGCTATGGAGGAGGAGTTTCTTCATATTGGTCTGAACTATATTTTGAAGATCCTACTATGCATGAGATTGCTTAG
- the LOC108980392 gene encoding multifunctional methyltransferase subunit TRM112 homolog A-like, translating into MRLLTHNMLSSNIKGVANGFPFRIDVEKVVEKKVDFNAGFLRNIFPKVEWKAFVDAARTMGYPELPEEADSSLLDSDEFLTKFHHGLLELHLEEGALICPETGRRFPVNKGIPNMLLHEDEV; encoded by the coding sequence atgaggtTGCTAACTCACAACATGCTGTCGTCGAACATCAAGGGCGTGGCCAACGGCTTCCCATTCCGCATCGACGTGGAGAAGGTGGTGGAGAAGAAAGTGGACTTCAACGCCGGCTTCCTCCGGAACATTTTCCCCAAGGTCGAGTGGAAGGCCTTCGTCGACGCGGCCAGGACCATGGGCTACCCCGAGCTTCCCGAGGAGGCGGACTCTTCCTTGCTAGACTCTGACGAATTCTTGACAAAGTTCCACCATGGCCTTCTGGAGCTCCACCTCGAGGAGGGCGCGCTCATTTGTCCCGAGACAGGTCGCCGTTTTCCGGTCAATAAGGGTATTCCCAATATGCTCCTTCATGAGGACGAGGTCTGA
- the LOC108980394 gene encoding signal peptidase complex-like protein DTM1, whose translation MANVAALRYSLVCLAAILVVVGVTTQSFKKTMATYLVGVLGIAGVLLPDWAYFDRDFSRWTSPVTAQERSGSTRFRIYPLRTAIYTTVYGLALYKWWIFVSS comes from the exons ATGGCAAATGTTGCCGCACTCCGGTACTCTCTGGTATGTTTAGCCGCAATTCTAGTGGTTGTTGGGGTGACCACGCAGTCTTTCAAGAAAACGATGGCCACGTACCTGGTCGGTGTGCTTGGAATCGCTGGGGTGCTCCTACCCGATTGGGCTTACTTCGATCGCGATTTCTCAAGGTGGACTTCTCCTGTTACTGCACAAGAAAGATCTGGATCAACAAG GTTTAGGATCTATCCACTGAGAACAGCCATCTACACGACAGTCTATGGCTTAGCGCTGTACAAGTGGTGGATATTTGTATCAAGCTAG